Proteins from one Triticum aestivum cultivar Chinese Spring chromosome 7A, IWGSC CS RefSeq v2.1, whole genome shotgun sequence genomic window:
- the LOC123147846 gene encoding protein BUNDLE SHEATH DEFECTIVE 2, chloroplastic has product MAATSGLTATVTSPPAALRTLAPPGLFLRPISRCSRPHSLKAKAAAKDQDEKKPEATKKKAYSLVCTACEGNGAIACTQCKGGGENLEDHFGGRFKAGGLCWLCRGKREILCGSCNGAGFLGGFMSTADDTSE; this is encoded by the exons ATGGCGGCCACCTCCGGCCTCACGGCCACCGTCACCTCCCCTCCGGCCGCCCTTAGAACCTTGGCTCCTCCCGGTCTCTTCCTCCGCCCCATCTCTCGCTGCTCCAGACCCCATTCCCTGAAGGCCAAG GCAGCAGCAAAGGACCAGGACGAAAAGAAGCCCGAAGCTACCAAAAAGAAGGCATACAGTCTTGTTTGCACTGCCTGTGAAGGGAATG GCGCAATCGCATGCACCCAATGCAAGGGAGGTGGGGAGAATTTGGAAGACCATTTCGGTGGTCGATTCAAAGCTGGAGGATTATGCTGGCTTTGCAG AGGAAAGCGTGAAATTCTATGTGGGAGCTGCAATGGCGCTGGCTTCTTGGGTGGATTTATGAGCACTGCCGATGACACTTCGGAATGA